TACGACACCGGTAACGGCTTTATTGAAATTTCCAGCCAGCTAAGCGGCGGCACCCTGGGTGGTACGTTGCAATTTCGTTCACAGGTGCTCGATCCGGCGCGTAATGCGCTGGGCCGTGTTGCCATGGGGCTTGCTGACCGGATCAATGACCAGCACCAGTTGGGCATGGACCTGAACGGCAATCTCGGTGGTCTGTTCTTTAATGATATCTATACAAGCAGCCCGGAAGTGATGGCGTCCAGTCGCAATACTGGCTTGCCGCTGGCACAGATTGATGCGAACGTGATCGATGTCAGCCAGTTGACCACCAGTGATTACCGGCTGGATTTTGATGGTGCCAACTTCAGCCTGACCCGCCTTATCGACAATGTCGTTGTTGCCACGGCAACGGCCGCAAGTTTTACCGGTGGTACGCCCATAGTCGCTGACGGCGTGGAACTGAACTACAGTGGCGGCGGCTTTAATGTAGGTGACCGCTTCCTGGTCAAGCCAACTTACTCGGCTTCGCGTAATCTTGAGATGGCACTTGTTGATCCGGCCACCATAGCGGCCGCGGCGCCGATTCGGACCTCGGCCGGGTTTGCCAACATTGGTAATGGCGAAATCAGTGCCGGTGTCGTGGTGCCGCCGGCGCCACCCAATGCTGACCTGTTGCAACCGGTAACCATCACGTTCACTTCGCCAACCACCTACGACATTACCGGCGTCGGTGCCGGATTGCCCTCGGCAGGCAATGTCTATGACCCGGCTACCGGTGCCACGGTTACTGTTAACGGCTGGACCGCCGAGCTCAGTGGCGCGCCGCAAACAGGTGATACGTTTATGGTTGAGCCCAACTACAACGGCGTTTCTGATAACCGCAACATGCTGTTGCTGGCACAGCTGCAGGATTCAAATATTTTCCCGGGTAACGCCACTTTCCAGCAGGCTTATGGCCAGATGGTGGCAGACGTAGGCATCAAAACCCGGCAGGCGGATATCGCCGCCGAGGCGCAACATACATTGGTTCAGCAATTGCAGATGGAGCGTGAATCCGTATCCGGCGTAAACCTGGACGAGGAGGCCGCCAACCTGGTGCGTTTCCAGCAGGCTTACGAGGCGGCAGCTCAAGTTATGAACGTAGCGTCCGATCTATTTGATACGCTGCTTGGCGCCCTCGGTCGCTGAACCCATATCGCGGAGTAACTCATGAGAATATCAACAAGACTGGCACAGGACTTTGGAATAAATGCCATGCTTGACCAGCAGGCCAGGGTCAGCCAGACGCAACTGCAACTGGCAACCGGCAAGCGTTTGCTGACACCGGCTGACGATCCGACCGGCGCGGCCCGCATTCTCGAGCTGGAAAAGGCTGTAGCCGCTACCGAGCAATACAATGTCAATGCCAATGCTGCAGATTCCCGTTTGAAGCTGGAAGAAACAGCGCTGCAAAGTATCATGAATGCCATTCATCGTACGCGTGAACTGGCGGTACAGGGCAATAACGCGGTCAACAACGTTGAGTCACGTCGCGCCATCGCCGATGAAGTCAAGCAGTTGCTGGCGCAAATGCTGGAGACAGCCAATACCCGTGATGCCAACGGTGAATACCTGTTTTCCGGCTACCAGGGCCTGACACGACCATTCAGTCGCGATTCTGCGGGCAACTTTCCCTATGCCGGTGACGACGGCCAGCGCTTTCTGCAGATCGCACCGGACCGGCAGATTGCCATTGGTGATTCCGGTACCGAGGTATTTCGAGCCATTCGCAATGGCAACGGCACGTTCACGACCATGGAAAACCCGGCCAATACCGGTACCGGCATTATTTCACCTGGCCAGGTAATTGGCGCATTTTCACCTGAAACCTTTACCATCAGTTTTACCCAGCCAACGCCGACGGATCCCGTTACTTACGAAGTGGTTGGATCAGTCAGTGGCGTGGTGATTCCCGCCGGAACGCTGTACCAGGAAGATGCCGACCTCGTGTTTGGCGGAGCTCAGGTAAGTTTCAAGGGTACCCCGGCAGATGGCGACAGTTTTGCGGTCTCGCCAAGCATGAACCAGGACCTGTTCACCACGGTTCAGAATCTTGCTATCGCGCTTGAAAGTTATGGTGACAGCAGTACTGATGGCGCACACCTCGGCAACGCAGTGAATCGATTCCTGGTGGACATAGACCAGGCAGTGGGCAATGTGCTGAATGTTGAAACCCGTATCGGCGCGCGTCTGAATGCCATTGATAACCAGCGTGATATTAACGAGAGTTTTGTCCTGCACAGCAAGCAGGCCATGTCTGAAATCCAGGACCTGGACTATGCCGAGGCCTCCAGTCGATTGAACCTGCAACTTCTGGGTTTGCAGGCGGCGCAACAGTCCTTCATCAAAATTCAGGGCCTGTCGTTGTTTAATTTCCTGAGGTAAATATCCACGCGACCGACGCGTCAGTTTCCTCCGTGAAGCTGCGCCATGGCGCCCTGGATGCGTGCACGGGAACTGGTAATAATACGCAAGAATCCCTTTGGTCCTGAATTGGTGATACCAAATTTCTTCAGCGCCGGAACGCTGTCCAGCGGTGGCCCGTTATAGGACTTGCCGCTGATTACCCGACTGATGATCCTGGCGCTGATTACAGCATCGCAGTAATCAGGCACGCTGAGTCGATCACGACTGTAGTCTTCGGATTCCTTGGCGGCAGTAACAAAGTCCGATTCAAAACCCCACCGTTCCAGAAGCATGCCGCCGATCGTTCCGTGCAACCCGGAAATCGAGTGGTCCAGGATTTTTCTTTGCTTGGTGATATCAGGATGTTTGTCAGCGATTACGAGAATGGCCATTATTCCGAGGTTGCTTAACAGTCCTGCCAGCATTGCCCGATCGTTGTCCAGTATCGGTTGATATTCGGCAACGATTTGACTGAGAGCAGCCAATTCAACACTCCGGGTATACATGTTTTTCATGCGCCGGTGGATTTCCGGATTATCCGATCCAAACAGGTTTTTCATGATAACGATCATGACAAGCGACCGAACTGCTTCCAGGCCCACCCTGGAAATTGCATCGTTCAGCGACGTGACCTTGAAACGGGACGGGTAGATTGGGCTGTTGGCCATGTTGATCAGTCTTGCCGAAATGACCGGATCAAGGCGTACCATGTCTGCAACTTCTCGTGGGCCCATACGGTCATCATTGATCGCGGTGTTGATGCGGTTCGCGATGTCCGGAAGGCTTGGCAAGTCGACCGAATTTGAATTGAATGTGGCCATTATTTCGGCAAACAACAACTCCTCTTCTTCGGACAACTCACCATCCGCATGTTGCTCGGCCTGGCGTGGCGCATCCTCCAGGCATTTTTCACAGATTTCCTTGTCGACAAGGAGAATATCTGCGCGCTTGCTGACACAAACGGCCGAAAGACCTTTTGTGTTGATGCGAAACAGGGGTTGCCTGGCGCGCTCGGACTCAGCGCTTATTTCGCCCATGACCTTGCCGCCTTGTTCCAGTTTCAGTATGCCGTTGGAAAGATAGGCAATATTACAGGCCAGGTCTCCCGCGTCCAGGAACTGCCGGTTACGCAAGCTTTTCCATGTTGCTGTACTGGCAATTTTTCTGAGTGCAAAATCAGGCAATTGACACAGGGTTTCGGTCTGACGAAGTTTAACAAAGGCAGCCTGTATTTCTTTTGTTTGGATCGGCGCAGTCATCTGGTCAAGGTTGTCACGAATATGTTTGGATTCACATTTAAGAGAATGTACTAATCGGATATCGGGTAATTCTCGCCAAAGTTTAGCTGCGTTACTTGTGCGGAAACCAGATTGTTCAGGCTATGACTTCCGGAAAGTCCACATAAAAAGTGGTACCGGAACCGACCACGGAATCAAAGCCAATGTCACCGCCCATTTTCTCCACGAACTGCTTTGTAATGGCCAGCCCGAGTCCGCTACCGCCAAGGCGGTAGCGATCATCCCGATTCAGCTGGGAGAATCGCTGGAAAATTAAAGGGTAGGATTCCATCTTGATGCCTTCACCGCTATCCGAAATCGCTATACGGATAACATCACCTTGCCTGCTGACCAGGATGTCAACATGGCTGTCTTTACGAGAAAATTTTGCCGCGTTGGACAGGAGATTATTCATGATCTGGTTGAAGCGCTGTGCGTCTACACGGACCCTGGCTTCAATGCTGGCGGGATCAAGGTGGAAGCTGACGCTGTAGGTCTCGCCGTAATGCTGATTCGCCTGCATGGCTTCCTTGACCATGTCGAGGACGTTTTCGGGCTTCATATTGAAGACCATCTTTCCGTTGTCCAGCTTTTCAATATCCAGAATATCGTTTACCAGGTGGTTCAGGCGCACGCTGTTGTTGAGCGCGATCTTCAGTGTCTCCTTGGCCTGTGGTGACATTGACCCGGGAACTTCGTTGTAGACCAGCTTGATGGCGCCATAAATGGCCGTCAGCGGTGTGCGTAATTCGTGGCTCACCGTTGAAACAAATTCATGTTTCAGTGTTTCGGTACGGGTACCGATAGCGGGAAGCCAGATGATGACTCCAATGAAAAATAGCCCGTAGCCGAGAAATATGCCAATAAAGATTTCAAGAAATGCTTCCACGCTGGTATTGCCAACGACAATCAGCGGGTTTAATGAAGGAAAGTTGTCGGTGATATCCAGTATGCTGCCCAGCAAAATAAAAGACCATCCGGTCAGGACAAGCTTCCACCCTCGCTGCGAATTGAATCCGAGATTGTTGCCAAAGCGGATGGCAAAATACA
This genomic stretch from Gammaproteobacteria bacterium harbors:
- a CDS encoding HAMP domain-containing histidine kinase is translated as MWEIALECFRTLAIAATLYFAIRFGNNLGFNSQRGWKLVLTGWSFILLGSILDITDNFPSLNPLIVVGNTSVEAFLEIFIGIFLGYGLFFIGVIIWLPAIGTRTETLKHEFVSTVSHELRTPLTAIYGAIKLVYNEVPGSMSPQAKETLKIALNNSVRLNHLVNDILDIEKLDNGKMVFNMKPENVLDMVKEAMQANQHYGETYSVSFHLDPASIEARVRVDAQRFNQIMNNLLSNAAKFSRKDSHVDILVSRQGDVIRIAISDSGEGIKMESYPLIFQRFSQLNRDDRYRLGGSGLGLAITKQFVEKMGGDIGFDSVVGSGTTFYVDFPEVIA
- the flgL gene encoding flagellar hook-associated protein FlgL, with protein sequence MRISTRLAQDFGINAMLDQQARVSQTQLQLATGKRLLTPADDPTGAARILELEKAVAATEQYNVNANAADSRLKLEETALQSIMNAIHRTRELAVQGNNAVNNVESRRAIADEVKQLLAQMLETANTRDANGEYLFSGYQGLTRPFSRDSAGNFPYAGDDGQRFLQIAPDRQIAIGDSGTEVFRAIRNGNGTFTTMENPANTGTGIISPGQVIGAFSPETFTISFTQPTPTDPVTYEVVGSVSGVVIPAGTLYQEDADLVFGGAQVSFKGTPADGDSFAVSPSMNQDLFTTVQNLAIALESYGDSSTDGAHLGNAVNRFLVDIDQAVGNVLNVETRIGARLNAIDNQRDINESFVLHSKQAMSEIQDLDYAEASSRLNLQLLGLQAAQQSFIKIQGLSLFNFLR
- the flgK gene encoding flagellar hook-associated protein FlgK, with amino-acid sequence MAGVDTLGIGRTGLLAFQRTLSTISHNIVNANTDGYSRQRVELGTRPPQYFGAGFMGTGVQVQSVERLHNAYIEVQLRGGISSSGQLDSFYSFAARVDNLLADPQAGLTPMLESFFGSLSDVADDPASLPPRQVLVSEAGSLVQRFHFLDQRLDDIRIGVNTDITATVNEINGLAQSLAKINRDIVYASSQGSGEMPNDLLDKRDNLVKQLSERVSARTLLQDDGALNVFIGNGQTLVTGFNARELSTVSSQYDSSRLEVAYDTGNGFIEISSQLSGGTLGGTLQFRSQVLDPARNALGRVAMGLADRINDQHQLGMDLNGNLGGLFFNDIYTSSPEVMASSRNTGLPLAQIDANVIDVSQLTTSDYRLDFDGANFSLTRLIDNVVVATATAASFTGGTPIVADGVELNYSGGGFNVGDRFLVKPTYSASRNLEMALVDPATIAAAAPIRTSAGFANIGNGEISAGVVVPPAPPNADLLQPVTITFTSPTTYDITGVGAGLPSAGNVYDPATGATVTVNGWTAELSGAPQTGDTFMVEPNYNGVSDNRNMLLLAQLQDSNIFPGNATFQQAYGQMVADVGIKTRQADIAAEAQHTLVQQLQMERESVSGVNLDEEAANLVRFQQAYEAAAQVMNVASDLFDTLLGALGR
- a CDS encoding HDOD domain-containing protein, producing MPDFALRKIASTATWKSLRNRQFLDAGDLACNIAYLSNGILKLEQGGKVMGEISAESERARQPLFRINTKGLSAVCVSKRADILLVDKEICEKCLEDAPRQAEQHADGELSEEEELLFAEIMATFNSNSVDLPSLPDIANRINTAINDDRMGPREVADMVRLDPVISARLINMANSPIYPSRFKVTSLNDAISRVGLEAVRSLVMIVIMKNLFGSDNPEIHRRMKNMYTRSVELAALSQIVAEYQPILDNDRAMLAGLLSNLGIMAILVIADKHPDITKQRKILDHSISGLHGTIGGMLLERWGFESDFVTAAKESEDYSRDRLSVPDYCDAVISARIISRVISGKSYNGPPLDSVPALKKFGITNSGPKGFLRIITSSRARIQGAMAQLHGGN